The proteins below come from a single Melospiza melodia melodia isolate bMelMel2 chromosome 12, bMelMel2.pri, whole genome shotgun sequence genomic window:
- the BCL6 gene encoding B-cell lymphoma 6 protein, with translation MASPADSCIQFTRHASDVLLNLNRLRSRDILTDVVIIVNREQFRAHKTVLMACSGLFYSIFTDQLKCNLNVINLDPEINPEGFCILLDFMYTSRLNLRENNIMAVMATALYLQMEHVVDTCRRFVKSSEAEMVSAVKTPREEFLPGRMLGHPEVMAYRSRDVSENGMPLQNGSLCNGRAFAPGLINSLSGSPISYHGYSPLPLNSFLVDDELREMRMPLSELSRAGAFPKERILPCDSSRTIPTEYVRTITDISANMCHATIYAPKEGAPEEARSDMHYSVASGPKPVIPSVRNNPYFPCDKVAKEEERTSSEDEISQHFEPTNTPLDRKGLISPQSPQKSDCQPNSPTESSSSKNARIGQNSSSLFTKSPTDPKACNWKKYKFIVLNSLNQNTKQDSADQNEMGTLSPRTYVPMSTCQQSMEPEHLNVQSPTKISVNGEDSTIPQASRLNNIVNRSRDGSPQSSEGQSPLYMHSSKCSSCGCQSPQHTEMCLHTPGSNFGEEMGETQSEYSDSSCENGAFFCNECDCRFSEEASLKRHSLQVHSDKPYKCDRCQASFRYKGNLASHKTVHTGEKPYRCNICGAQFNRPANLKTHTRIHSGEKPYKCETCGARFVQVAHLRAHVLIHTGEKPYPCEICGTRFRHLQTLKSHLRIHTGEKPYHCEKCNLHFRHKSQLRLHLRQKHGAITNTKVQYRISASEVPPELPKAC, from the exons ATGGCCTCGCCGGCAGACAGCTGCATCCAGTTCACGCGCCACGCCAGCGACGTCCTCCTCAACCTCAACCGCCTTAGAAGCCGGGACATCTTGACCGATGTTGTCATCATCGTGAACCGGGAGCAGTTCAGAGCCCACAAAACAGTCCTGATGGCCTGCAG TGGCCTCTTCTACAGCATCTTCACTGACCAGCTCAAGTGCAACTTGAATGTTATCAACCTGGATCCTGAAATTAACCCTGAGGGGTTTTGCATCCTCTTGGACTTCATGTACACCTCCCGCCTCAACTTGAGAGAGAACAATATCATGGCTGTGATGGCCACAGCACTCTACCTGCAGATGGAGCACGTGGTTGACACCTGCCGAAGGTTTGTCAAGTCTAG CGAGGCAGAGATGGTGTCTGCTGTGAAGACCCCAAGGGAAGAGTTTCTGCCTGGACGGATGCTGGGCCACCCAGAGGTGATGGCTTATAGGAGCAGAGATGTCTCAGAGAATGGAATGCCTCTCCAAAACGGGTCCCTCTGCAATGGGAGGGCCTTTGCACCCGGCTTGATCAACAGTTTGTCTGGATCCCCCATTTCCTACCATGGATACAGCCCTCTCCCTCTAAATAGCTTCCTGGTGGATGATGAGTTGCGGGAGATGAGGATGCCTCTCTCTGAACTCTCAAGGGCAGGTGCCTTCCCCAAGGAGAGGATCCTGCCGTGCGACAGCTCCAGGACAATCCCCACTGAGTACGTGAGAACCATCACCGACATCTCTGCCAACATGTGCCATGCTACCATCTATGCTCCAAAAGAAGGTGCTCCTGAAGAAGCCAGGAGTGATATGCACTACAGCGTGGCTTCTGGGCCCAAACCTGTCATCCCTTCAGTCCGGAACAATCCCTACTTCCCCTGCGACAAAGTGGCCAAAGAGGAGGAGCGGACCTCTTCAGAGGACGAGATCAGCCAGCACTTTGAGCCCACCAACACACCCCTGGACCGCAAGGGACTCATCAGCCCTCAGAGCCCGCAGAAGTCAGACTGCCAGCCCAACTCACCAACTGAGTCCAGCAGCAGCAAGAATGCCCGTATCGGCCagaactccagctccctcttcaCCAAgagccccacagaccccaaagCCTGCAACTGGAAGAAGTACAAGTTCATTGTCCTCAACTCTCTCAACCAGAACACCAAGCAAGACAGCGCTGACCAGAACGAGATGGGAACCCTCTCTCCTCGCACCTATGTGCCCATGTCCACTTGCCAGCAGTCCATGGAGCCGGAGCATCTCAATGTGCAATCCCCCACCAAGATAAGTGTGAATGGTGAAGACTCCACGATCCCACAAGCAAGCAGACTCAACAATATTGTTAACAG GTCCCGGGATGGGTCCCCTCAGAGCAGCGAAGGGCAGTCCCCACTGTACATGCATTCATCAAAGtgcagctcctgtggctgccAGTCCCCACAACATACTGAGATGTGCCTTCATACCCCTGGCTCAAACTTTGGAGAAGAGATGGGGGAAACCCAGTCTGAATACTCTGACTCCAGCTGCG AGAACGGAGCCTTCTTCTGCAATGAGTGCGACTGCCGGTTCTCCGAGGAGGCGTCTCTCAAGAGACATTCTCTGCAGGTGCACAGTGACAAGCCCTACAAGTGTGACCGCTGCCAGGCCTCCTTTCGCTACAAGGGGAATCTCGCCAGCCACAAAACCGTCCACACAG GAGAGAAGCCGTACCGCTGCAACATCTGCGGGGCACAGTTCAACCGACCAGCCAACCTGAAAACCCACACACGCATCCACTCTGGGGAGAAACCCTACAAGTGTGAGACCTGTGGCGCCAGATTTGTCCAG gtgGCCCACCTCCGTGCTCACGTgctcattcacactggggagaagccgtACCCCTGCGAGATCTGCGGCACACGCTTCCGGCACCTGCAGACCCTCAAAAGTCACCTTCGAATCCACACAGGAGAGAAACCCTATCAT TGTGAGAAGTGCAACCTGCATTTCCGCCACAAAAGCCAGCTGCGGCTGCACCTGCGGCAGAAGCACGGGGCCATCACCAACACCAAGGTGCAGTACCGCATCTCGGCCAGCGAGGTGCCCCCGGAGCTCCCCAAGGCCTGCTGA